The Saccharopolyspora gloriosae genome window below encodes:
- a CDS encoding WXG100 family type VII secretion target: protein MADTQEDETYTDSLFDNPEDNWDDHKNDDGSRDWFSPEELETDGEDYDNVSANEDYFDDNVENADDSSQEILDSDEIPDEEASDDTQDELDDALEDTGAADETFEIEDAEAPDTDEESTGEESTGSGGQQGTGTGSQTPPAPMEDYGSFSMQQVIKSLNGEPSSLQAAGESFKTITQRLDEANQSFKEQVGKLGQSFQGAAGESFGQYAEKLLSSADEVVTALKDGRYAEGLQEAGDQAARAKAAVVPLVQAYLKASAWADAFNSMAGQLKGAEAAAEVCVKTAKKILDSAREVVSSLADSYQSTGSALTPLTTQLPMTSSAGGYGPSGTGSGYGSGGYGSGGYGPTGTGSGYGSGGYGSGGYGSGGYGPTGMDTGETGYGTGETGQTGYGTGETGYGTGETGYGTGETGYGTGETGYGTGQTGSGTGSGTGSGETGYGTGQTGSGTGSGTGSGTGSGTGSGTGSGTGSGQGGVDPNAIGGALNEATSGAEQMGQEALSGLAGAGDTGSGTGGDLGSGTGSGTGSGTGGETGETGSGTGETGSGTGGSGGGFMPGGMGSGTGSGTGSGTGGKKPGEQSGSGGEQEASVDPNAIGNALEGATNGAAQAGQEALEGLSGSGGSGSGGGLPETSSGSGSGGSGGGLPETSSSGGDTGSGSGDTGSGSGGSSIDPGAVGDALDSATSGAEQAGQEALEGLTGGESGSGTGGLGSSGSGGGPGSGGSSGSGGKGDEPSIDPNAVGDALDSATSGAEQAGQEALEGLTGGDSGSGSGGSDSGSGGGESGSGSGGESGSGEDSGSGEDSEEPSIDPDAVGDALGDATDDAAQLGEDALEGLQGSGGEGEGEDGEMPTNPDGSPIEVSSDKASDIVDDMAEQAREDGQAALDEMFGEDAAGSEEAQALLDDVVEQARTAGEEAIGQLGADGEPLSYDEMSDVVDGVVSASDEAADQAMAELTGQEAMSPLSKDLSDFLAPAEDTMHTMDDLSADAGAALDDIGGAAGGGVGGGGGAGVSLPDAGGAGGVSPDLAQPGTTTTNAAMDPNVPSAQPDMAAARAAGGGMGGVGGGAGAGGMPMMPPMGGMGGAGAGGGAGQNRESSTWLVDDGNSWHEDGSEAVSPVLGREG from the coding sequence GTGGCCGACACGCAGGAAGACGAGACCTACACGGACTCGTTGTTCGACAACCCCGAGGACAACTGGGACGACCACAAGAACGACGACGGCAGCCGCGACTGGTTCTCGCCGGAGGAACTCGAAACCGACGGCGAGGACTACGACAACGTCTCGGCGAACGAGGACTACTTCGACGACAACGTCGAGAACGCCGACGACTCCTCGCAGGAGATCCTCGACAGCGACGAGATCCCGGACGAAGAGGCCTCCGACGACACCCAGGACGAGCTCGACGACGCCCTGGAGGACACCGGCGCCGCCGACGAGACCTTCGAGATCGAGGACGCCGAGGCTCCCGACACCGACGAGGAGTCAACCGGCGAGGAGTCCACGGGCAGCGGCGGCCAGCAGGGCACCGGCACGGGGAGCCAGACCCCGCCCGCGCCGATGGAGGACTACGGCAGCTTCTCCATGCAGCAGGTCATCAAGAGCCTGAACGGGGAACCGAGCAGTCTGCAGGCCGCGGGCGAGTCCTTCAAGACCATCACCCAGCGGCTCGACGAGGCCAACCAGTCCTTCAAGGAGCAGGTCGGCAAGCTCGGCCAGTCCTTCCAGGGCGCCGCGGGCGAATCCTTCGGGCAGTACGCGGAGAAGCTGCTCAGCTCCGCCGACGAGGTCGTGACCGCGCTCAAGGACGGGCGCTACGCCGAAGGCCTCCAAGAGGCGGGCGACCAGGCGGCGCGGGCCAAGGCCGCCGTCGTGCCGCTGGTGCAGGCCTACCTGAAGGCCTCGGCCTGGGCGGACGCGTTCAACTCGATGGCCGGGCAGCTCAAGGGCGCCGAAGCCGCGGCCGAAGTGTGCGTGAAGACCGCCAAGAAGATCCTCGACTCTGCTCGCGAGGTCGTCAGCTCCCTCGCCGACAGCTACCAGTCGACCGGTTCGGCGCTGACCCCGCTGACCACCCAGCTCCCGATGACCTCCTCGGCCGGGGGCTACGGCCCGTCCGGGACCGGGTCGGGTTACGGGTCCGGTGGTTACGGCTCCGGCGGTTACGGCCCCACCGGCACCGGGTCGGGCTACGGGTCCGGCGGCTACGGCAGCGGCGGCTACGGCTCCGGTGGCTATGGCCCCACTGGCATGGACACCGGCGAAACCGGTTACGGCACGGGCGAAACGGGCCAGACCGGCTACGGCACCGGCGAAACCGGCTACGGCACCGGCGAAACCGGCTACGGCACCGGCGAGACGGGCTACGGCACCGGCGAAACGGGTTACGGCACCGGCCAGACCGGCTCGGGCACGGGCTCCGGCACGGGTTCCGGCGAGACGGGCTACGGCACCGGCCAGACCGGCAGCGGCACCGGGTCCGGCACCGGCAGCGGGACGGGCAGCGGCACCGGTTCGGGCACCGGCAGTGGCACCGGCTCCGGCCAGGGCGGCGTCGACCCGAACGCGATCGGCGGGGCGCTCAACGAGGCGACCAGCGGCGCCGAGCAGATGGGCCAGGAAGCGCTGTCCGGGCTGGCCGGTGCGGGCGACACCGGCAGCGGGACCGGCGGCGACCTGGGCTCCGGCACCGGCAGCGGCACGGGTTCCGGTACCGGCGGCGAGACCGGCGAAACCGGCTCCGGGACCGGCGAGACCGGTTCGGGCACGGGCGGCTCCGGCGGCGGCTTCATGCCGGGCGGCATGGGCTCCGGCACCGGCAGCGGTACCGGCTCCGGCACGGGCGGCAAGAAGCCCGGCGAGCAGTCCGGTTCCGGTGGCGAACAGGAAGCGAGCGTCGACCCGAACGCGATCGGCAACGCGCTGGAAGGCGCCACCAACGGCGCGGCGCAGGCCGGGCAGGAAGCACTGGAGGGGCTGTCCGGCAGCGGCGGTTCCGGTTCCGGCGGCGGACTGCCCGAGACGAGCTCCGGTTCCGGGTCGGGCGGCTCGGGCGGCGGACTGCCCGAAACCAGCTCCAGCGGCGGCGACACCGGCTCGGGCAGCGGGGACACCGGCTCCGGCAGCGGCGGATCGAGCATCGACCCGGGTGCCGTGGGCGACGCCCTCGACAGCGCCACCAGCGGCGCCGAGCAAGCGGGGCAGGAAGCCCTCGAAGGCCTCACCGGCGGCGAATCCGGCTCCGGCACCGGCGGGCTCGGCAGCTCCGGTTCCGGCGGCGGGCCGGGCTCCGGCGGCTCCAGCGGGTCCGGGGGCAAGGGCGACGAGCCGAGCATCGACCCGAACGCGGTCGGCGACGCCCTCGACAGCGCCACCAGCGGTGCCGAGCAGGCCGGGCAGGAAGCCCTGGAAGGGCTCACCGGCGGCGACTCGGGCAGCGGCAGCGGCGGTTCCGACTCCGGCTCCGGCGGCGGCGAGTCCGGCAGCGGCTCCGGCGGCGAGAGCGGTTCGGGCGAGGATTCCGGCTCCGGCGAGGATTCCGAGGAACCGAGCATCGATCCCGACGCGGTCGGCGACGCCCTCGGCGACGCGACCGACGACGCCGCGCAACTCGGCGAGGACGCGCTGGAAGGCCTCCAGGGCTCCGGTGGCGAAGGCGAGGGCGAGGACGGCGAGATGCCGACCAACCCGGACGGTTCGCCGATCGAGGTCTCCTCGGACAAGGCCAGCGACATCGTCGACGACATGGCCGAGCAGGCCCGCGAGGACGGCCAGGCCGCCCTGGACGAGATGTTCGGCGAGGACGCGGCGGGCTCCGAGGAGGCGCAGGCCCTGCTCGACGACGTCGTGGAGCAGGCCCGGACCGCGGGCGAGGAGGCCATCGGCCAGCTCGGCGCGGACGGCGAGCCGCTGTCCTACGACGAGATGAGCGACGTCGTCGACGGCGTGGTCTCCGCCAGCGACGAAGCGGCCGACCAGGCGATGGCCGAGCTCACCGGCCAAGAGGCGATGTCGCCGCTGAGCAAGGACCTCAGCGACTTCCTCGCCCCGGCCGAGGACACCATGCACACGATGGACGACCTGTCCGCCGATGCGGGTGCGGCGCTCGACGACATCGGCGGCGCGGCCGGTGGCGGCGTCGGCGGTGGCGGCGGGGCCGGTGTCTCGCTGCCCGACGCCGGTGGCGCGGGCGGCGTGTCCCCCGACCTCGCCCAGCCCGGTACGACCACGACCAACGCCGCGATGGACCCGAACGTGCCGAGCGCGCAGCCCGACATGGCCGCGGCGCGCGCCGCGGGCGGTGGCATGGGCGGCGTCGGTGGCGGCGCCGGTGCCGGTGGCATGCCGATGATGCCGCCGATGGGCGGCATGGGCGGCGCCGGTGCGGGTGGCGGTGCCGGCCAGAACCGGGAGTCCAGCACCTGGCTGGTGGACGACGGCAACTCCTGGCACGAGGACGGCAGCGAGGCGGTCTCCCCCGTGCTGGGCCGCGAGGGATAA
- a CDS encoding WXG100 family type VII secretion target, producing MSTPDVQADPASGGQAPLGDGTSVPGDVQPQPDQQPPPPAGPPLESTAQILATGNPQQFYADGQRFDQIAGRLRGLSDGFRSELRRVEQSWRGPGAELFQDAAQKITQSIERLIDTISAPAYSSVMNQLGDALAEAQRQVNDVQTQRQQGRDALAANPAAAGDPAAQANQQQQETAQGEHANQVLQQLALTYQNLGSQLRVLPSRNSSGGAANDGGSGASARSAGTMSTGGPATMDSSGTAGTMMAPMSVGTTTRMSGDGSVLGRESAGTWGAPSADDSVVESAGLTDSGVLAPQSGSAAPMMGAFGATGAAGFGGAASQAKRRSTSSGGSGASGDSGAGEMTTFGMPASIGGGERATTSSSDGERGGRPSTESLFEQRRQHWAETLGQPGTDETTGEAGRTAEATAFGSGEAAVPGLPPGTTGGPAVPPGAPAPGLEGTHPAAHAPATGSASAGSAGTAGGPSAKLPSLPNVTGGLPATSGLSASPSLPGSTSLPGVETAGASVPNGASSAVPRGVPGAGMPGGVPGAAGGGMGSPMMPPMAGMGAGMGGALGSRGNQDRDRNTLQQEDEDVWDATDGLSGGVLGRD from the coding sequence ATGAGCACGCCCGATGTCCAGGCGGACCCGGCCTCCGGTGGTCAGGCCCCGCTCGGCGACGGAACCTCCGTGCCGGGAGACGTGCAGCCGCAGCCCGATCAGCAGCCCCCGCCACCGGCGGGACCGCCGCTGGAGTCCACGGCGCAGATCCTGGCGACGGGCAACCCGCAGCAGTTCTACGCGGACGGTCAGCGCTTCGACCAGATCGCGGGGCGGCTGCGGGGCCTGTCCGACGGGTTCCGCAGCGAGCTGCGCCGCGTCGAGCAGTCGTGGCGCGGTCCCGGCGCGGAACTGTTCCAGGACGCCGCGCAGAAGATCACGCAGTCCATCGAGCGGCTCATCGACACGATCAGCGCGCCCGCCTACAGCTCGGTGATGAACCAGCTCGGCGACGCGCTCGCCGAGGCGCAGCGCCAGGTCAACGACGTGCAGACGCAGCGGCAGCAGGGCAGGGACGCGCTGGCCGCGAACCCCGCAGCGGCGGGAGATCCGGCCGCGCAGGCCAACCAGCAGCAGCAGGAGACCGCGCAGGGCGAGCACGCCAACCAGGTGTTGCAGCAGCTCGCGCTGACCTACCAGAACCTGGGTTCGCAGCTGCGGGTGCTGCCCAGCCGCAACTCCTCCGGCGGTGCCGCCAACGACGGCGGCAGCGGAGCGTCGGCGAGGTCGGCGGGCACCATGTCGACCGGCGGACCGGCCACGATGGACTCCTCCGGAACCGCGGGGACCATGATGGCCCCGATGTCGGTCGGGACCACGACGCGGATGTCCGGCGACGGCAGCGTTCTCGGTCGCGAGTCGGCGGGGACGTGGGGCGCGCCGTCGGCCGACGATTCGGTCGTGGAGAGCGCGGGCCTGACCGATTCCGGCGTGCTGGCACCGCAGTCGGGTTCGGCGGCGCCGATGATGGGCGCGTTCGGCGCGACCGGCGCGGCCGGGTTCGGCGGCGCGGCATCGCAGGCCAAGCGTCGCTCCACCTCCTCCGGCGGCTCCGGCGCTTCCGGCGACTCGGGTGCCGGGGAGATGACGACGTTCGGGATGCCGGCTTCGATCGGCGGCGGCGAGCGCGCCACGACCTCGTCCTCCGACGGTGAGCGCGGCGGCAGGCCCTCCACCGAATCGCTCTTCGAGCAGCGGCGGCAGCACTGGGCCGAGACGCTCGGCCAGCCCGGCACCGACGAAACGACCGGCGAGGCGGGGCGCACCGCTGAGGCGACGGCGTTCGGCTCCGGTGAAGCGGCCGTGCCGGGTCTGCCTCCGGGCACCACCGGTGGTCCGGCCGTGCCGCCGGGAGCTCCGGCCCCGGGTCTCGAAGGCACGCACCCCGCCGCGCACGCACCCGCCACCGGCAGCGCCTCCGCCGGTTCCGCAGGGACCGCGGGCGGTCCGTCGGCGAAGCTGCCGTCGCTGCCGAACGTCACCGGCGGCCTGCCCGCCACCTCCGGGTTGTCGGCGTCGCCGTCGCTGCCCGGATCGACCTCGTTGCCCGGGGTGGAGACGGCGGGGGCTTCGGTCCCGAACGGCGCGTCTTCGGCCGTGCCGCGCGGAGTTCCCGGCGCCGGGATGCCCGGCGGCGTTCCGGGCGCCGCGGGCGGAGGCATGGGGTCGCCGATGATGCCGCCGATGGCGGGCATGGGAGCGGGCATGGGCGGCGCGCTCGGTTCGCGCGGGAACCAGGACCGGGACCGCAACACCCTGCAGCAAGAGGACGAGGACGTTTGGGACGCCACGGACGGGCTCTCCGGCGGAGTCCTGGGTCGAGACTGA
- a CDS encoding YbaB/EbfC family nucleoid-associated protein — MTSGFSGGGMPDLGAAIEAFEQEQAKLADFQRKLSETTTVVESKNHMITVTLDGNGELSDLKFNTTAYRSMAPAELASAVTEVLQQARQQSLKTMQELMGGSPVPGYELDELASGEADLAAVLGKVMEPSLNLVREAGGDSPAAAKRPAEHNDDDDGWERR, encoded by the coding sequence ATGACTTCCGGATTCTCCGGGGGCGGGATGCCCGACCTCGGCGCGGCCATCGAGGCCTTCGAGCAGGAGCAGGCCAAGCTCGCCGACTTCCAGCGCAAGCTGTCCGAGACGACCACGGTCGTCGAGTCGAAGAACCACATGATCACCGTGACGCTGGACGGCAACGGTGAGCTCTCCGACCTGAAGTTCAACACCACCGCGTACCGGTCGATGGCGCCCGCCGAACTCGCCTCGGCCGTCACCGAGGTCCTGCAGCAGGCCCGGCAGCAGAGCCTGAAGACCATGCAGGAACTGATGGGCGGCTCGCCCGTGCCCGGTTACGAGCTCGACGAGCTGGCCAGCGGCGAAGCCGATCTGGCCGCGGTGCTCGGCAAGGTGATGGAGCCGTCGCTGAACCTCGTGCGCGAAGCGGGCGGCGACTCGCCCGCCGCGGCCAAGCGACCGGCCGAGCACAACGATGACGACGACGGCTGGGAACGCCGCTAA